The Ricinus communis isolate WT05 ecotype wild-type chromosome 8, ASM1957865v1, whole genome shotgun sequence sequence ttattatgtaaaGTTTCCAATTTGTTTTGTTACTGTATTGTTTCACCATTGACGTAGAATAAACTAGACAAGGATTATTTGTTGTATTTTTGGATATTTCATCTTGCTGAGCTATCAAAACTCACAGTAATGCGTCGCCTTGTTAAGCTTCTAGTGGAATAAGCTAACAAAACTACTTGCAAGTTGCAAGTATGCACCATAATGAATATGGTTGGGATTGAGCAGCCATTTTCAACGGATTGAAGTAGGTTTCATGAAAATCCATGCACGGTTTTGAATGAGAAAGCTCTCATTCATTTGTAACTACTTAATGTTGGGCCCAATTTGATTGGTGATGTGCTAGTATatgagaaattagaaaattctGTTATACTTAAAATTTCTGTAAGAAAATAGTCATTTTGCAGCTACATCAGAAATTTTCTTGTACTCTTTATGCAGATTACACCACAATAATCTTTTTACAGTTAAACCACCAAATCTCTGATATTCTCCATGCACTAAGTCATGATGTTCATGTGATTATAGTATTAGTTACTATTTCAGGAATCATTGAATAGATTACGGGAAGCATGATGAAGGGATAAGGCTATCGTCCTCTGCTGTATTGTTAATTTTCAGTTACCTTGAAGGCTTCTATGATTTCTTGAATGCTTAAAGTAGTTTTAGTAGACCATATCACAAAGTGGTGAAATAAACTAATTGGTTCATCTTCTATATAAGTTCTATTCTTTTCATATATTCCATCAAACTTGCCCATGAATTCACCAAAAAGGTCTCTTAAGTGCTAAAAGATTTATGCTTGAGATATGTTATGATCTTAATTATCAAATGATGCTTATCAGGTTTTCGAGCTCTCTCTTGGTTTATGTAGAATATATAACACATCTTTTTTTGGTGTATGCACCACCACTTGCGGTTACAAAATATGTAACCCTGACAACCTTTACAAGTAACTTTATTAACTATGGTTGTTTAGTTGCTGctgaataatatataattttccaTTATATACTTTTTCCTGGCAAACGACTTCACTAgagattttgatattttttccTACATTCTATAAGATAATTAGATAATGTGATTTTCTCTGTCAATCAAGTATTTGACCTTTGCACAGAAAGTACATTAGTTTATCGGAGTTGGCTTTCATTAATTATTGACTGCCTTCAAGCCCCATTTTGACATTGGtttcatgtttatttatttgttttgtgaTTGCCCTAATTGTTTCCGGtttggttttttttctttatttgagtCCAAACTTGTTAGTGTTTACTGTATCACTTATTCAAGTGTGCTTCTTACTGAAATTTATCTCTGGATCAACTTGTGTAAGgaaatttgtttttcttcgTATGCCCTTGTTGAATTATAAGCTATAGTAACTGGTGATGTTGTTCTGATGTTTGCTTTTCCAGTTAATCGTAGGACATTGTTTAGGCCAAGTGTATTTGAATCTTAATTTTAAGAGACACAAACTCTGCTGATTGCATTAGTAAAATTCTACTCAATGCATATTAACAATCCCTTGGAAACAGGGCTTTTTATTCAGTTACTTGAAAATAGCCTGTTTGGGGTTTTAACTTTTTGGGGTTTTATCTTAGAACTTATAACTTTTGGAATTGTTTGTGCGTTGAATTATCTAAAACTTTTATGTTTTGAAGCAATTAGGGTGTCCAAGCCTGAAGTTCCTACTATACAGGATCCCACTACTTGGTCTTCAATTGGTgtaaaattacaaaaacatAAGAGAAATGCATCCACAATATCCTCTGCTCTACCAGAAACAACAGCTTCTCTGGCAATTGCTGCTGCAGTTGTTGGTACAGCAGCTACAGTTCTTGTTAGAAGAACCAAAGCTACTGAGACAAATGAGGTGCATATTCAACTTGGAATGACATATTAAGTGCTTCATTTGAAAAACAACATGTTTTGATGCTTGGATATATACAAATGCAGCTTATATAAGTACAGAGTGCTTTCTCTCTTGTATCATGTCATCATAAATTGGGCAACAAATGTACAGTCATGACGACCGAGCTGCAAGGAAAAGAGTTCATGTATTCTGCCGCtcttaacaattaaaaagaGTTCATATATCTGCAGCTTTtagcaattaaaataaagttttagatAATTGAGTCTCTTGCCAAGATTTCCTGTAAAAACTTTTGCCTATTCTCTTGTCATGCATTTTATATTGCAATGCTAATTTCAAACATGAAATAGGTACAAAATTACATTTTGCTGCAGCATCCAGTATGGAGCTCAGCTCCCTTATTGCCTAATATCCTATTTTATATACACTTTAGGCATGCgtgattgatttaattttcctAATTAATAGTCTTATCTTTTATGCAGATTCAGTTGAAAACATGTGAAGATTGTGAAGGTTCTGGTTTATGCTCTGAATGTAAAGGCGAAGGATTTGTGCTCAAGAAACTGTCTGAAGAAAGTGCTGAGAGAGCAAGGTTGAATGCAAAGAATATGGCCACGCGATATACAGCAGCGTAAGGCTTGAATCTCTCAGTCTCTCTCATATGAACATATTCACTTGGTTTGGACTGATCCAATACTATCTCAGGCTTCCTAAGAAGTGGAGTTACTGCACGAAGTGCTCATCGGCACGGTCCTGTCTCACGTGTGGTGGCCGTGGAAAGCTGAGCTACTAGTTTTGATGTAATCATTCCTTTGCCTCTAGTTGAGATTGGTATTCTAGGCTGCTTCATTGCTAAATCATGAGGAAATGCACGAGGTTGCAGTCAGAGGTGAGCTTTCCTTCTGTAGTTCACTGTATATAGATTTTGTAAATGATACAATTCCATTGCAATATCAGTCGATTTTAATCTGTCATGTGATGAGCAAGGATGTATAATATTTGACATTATCTTTTGCTTCTTTGGAAAATCACACATAAGAaaattttttctctcttattgAAGCACTTGATTGATAGACTCTAGAGCATTACTGGTGTATCCAGTCAACCAAAAAGTGCTGGTAATTAGATACTCCCAGTAAAAGGTTAATGGCTGTGTACTGTACAGAACATAGACAGCTCAATATCATATCAGCATGATGCCTGCAGCCCAAAACTGATGTAATCAGAATCATACTACAAATCGATAGTTGCAGATTTTCCATAATTTGAAGTCTTCCAAATTaatgtttctctttctttttgtaaagAACTGTTCATTCTGTCAGCATTGCCAGGCAAGTCAAATACGTTATATTATTCAACAACATATGTAACTTGCTGCATAATATATGACAAATTTCCTATGTTCTTTACCGGACACTTGTACTGGCAagctctttcttttattattttattaatttgtcttCATTGGTCACTGaaagaaatcaattttgaTGGGAGAAATGGTAttagaaattgaattaatttgattgattaagGTGGGAGTTAACTAGATTGGCCAAGTATAGAGTCTACTAATAGAATTGGATTCGAGTCCAACCAATACCAAAATGAATCCTATCATCAAAGTAATTGCTTGTGTGGTTAGGAGAACTTGAATCCATCATTGTTTCAAGTCttgccatatatatatatatacacacccACTTTATATTTGTTGGATTGCAGAAATTAACACGAATTATTCTTCAAGATTGAAGAACACAGAAGCAACAGAATAGAATTGGGAGAGGTGTGGTCCTTGTAAGGTGGTTCATGGCATCTTTATGCATCAGACACAAATAGGATAAAAAAAACAGTAGGTGCAGATaacattaaaaacaaaatgcaGTGTTCCAATAAGGTCACAAACTGCACCTGGATAATATATTTCCAGAAACAGAAGCAAAACCTGCACTGGCAACATCAGATTTTGCTCTAAGAAGAAACGAACAACTGtgattaaaattatgaaagatAGAGCAAATTCTGGCTGCACCAAAATCGTTTTAAATGGTAtacacagagagagagagagagttttcTACTACAATATTATAAGTTCAAGAGCAATGCTCAACCTAATGATTATTTGAacaaattcttttatgttatttaatctGGAGTCGGTTGGCTTGGCTCAAGAGTTCGTTGTTTAGATTTTCCAATTGAATTAGAGTTGCCATAATAAGGATTCAAAGaccttttcttgattttcttgtttataaaattatataactcAAAGCATATACTTTGCTTCAAGGGTTTCGagggagaaaaaaatatatatgaaaaaatctAGAATtatcgtttttttttttgaataaataaacaaactactatttaataaattcttttcaaTCTAATTAACAAGTACATAAATGTAACAAAAGATGCAGTATtctactaattaattttttatattaattatgagATAGTAAcaatatgaaattatatttacaataagCAGTCAGAttcatgaaattttattaaatgtaaaatcttattaatttattgagttATCAATGTAGAAAGCTCAGATTGTGTAATTTTAATCCCactaaaaagttaaattctatatataagCTATACTGACCTAAAATTCAAGCTATAAACCAGTGCAtgaatgtatatatatatgtacttaaatttgatattaaatgCTAATGCTCCAATTTTTGTGGATAATACCACAAATTAAGGGGACTAATTATTGCAGAAATCATATTTAAGAACTGCTTGATTTGCttatacattaaattaaaaaaaaaaaagtagagaTTTATTGCTGGGATTTGCATCAATGaccattttcatttttggtaTCAATTGAAGTAAACCACTTCCATTTCTCTTTATCAATTGAAACAGTAAACAGACACGatgataaaacaaataaataaaatcaaaatttgtgTATAATTTGCAAAAGGAGTTTGTTCATTactaatcattttttttaagcCATTAAATGGGCAGACAGAAAGTTCATTATTAGCCCTTAATCCAATGAAAGTCAACTTAATATGGAAGTTTCTTAGGAACcttcataaataatttaatgtacCTCTTCATTTTGTCATCATTGTCAGCCAAGTCAAATTACATTAACATTATTctactttattcttttatttattttgctttatggGTCACTAAAAGAAGTCGATTTTGAAGAGAGGGACATATTTTCTCCTGCCGTGATAGTAATTGCACATGTGATTAGGAGAAACTTGAATCCCACCATTGTTTCAAGTCTTTGCCATGTTAAGGATATCAGCTCGAGTAATTGggaataggaaaaaaaaaatataatattataaatatgaattgattaaaaaaaaaatgagatttaTAGTTGGAAGTCTTATATGTgaagacaaaaaaaatattatttgagaGGTTAATGCATCAcggttttaatattttatgctattctatttttattaaaaaaaaaattagatagaTTTAGTCTATCAAAccatttaaactaaattaattacacAGTGATATGtggttttaattataaattgatttggtctatcaatttataattaaaattcaaataataaaaatgcaacaattaacaaattaaaattacatgttaccatacaattaatttagtttatgaATAACATAGTAGACTgaatctatttaaaatattatttcttattattagcAAAATTCAATCCTTCatgtgagaaaagaaaagaactttTTAAAGAGGTTAAATACatcataaatttaatgtttatggCTATCTTATTGGGAGAATTATTATCTAGTTTAGTTACAGGCTTCATCTATgtattaaaatcataaaagaatgtcacatatttattaattttagataattgGATGTGTGTAATTATTCGAttctaaaatgtaaaaatactTACATATATATGAtacttttctattaatttaatataaataaaaattacccTATTTTATTCTTCATTATTAGCAAAATTGAGCACATCAACAACCCGATATGTGATGATATAGCTCAAATGATTTATAATAATCATTACAAACTAGTTTTTATACTAGTCTTTTACTCGTGCGTAGCAtgactgttattattattttgattataaaattatattgatggatataatttaataaaatcttaatttttaatattaatttacaatcttttaaaagataataacaaacttactatttttattattttaatctttttaatattttaaaattttattagtgcaattatatgaaaattattttaaaaacagttattaattaattttagtattatttaacttaatactataattcacattactatttttaggattaaaaatttattatataattaaaaaattaatttattatagaatataatattaaaatataatttaagatgttactttctagaattaaaattattgtctaataaaaattaatttattaattaatataat is a genomic window containing:
- the LOC8275208 gene encoding uncharacterized protein LOC8275208 yields the protein MELMMPTLSFLSFHKTIRVSKPEVPTIQDPTTWSSIGVKLQKHKRNASTISSALPETTASLAIAAAVVGTAATVLVRRTKATETNEIQLKTCEDCEGSGLCSECKGEGFVLKKLSEESAERARLNAKNMATRYTAALPKKWSYCTKCSSARSCLTCGGRGKLSY